The proteins below are encoded in one region of Ciconia boyciana chromosome 31, ASM3463844v1, whole genome shotgun sequence:
- the SYDE1 gene encoding rho GTPase-activating protein SYDE1, translating to MAEPLLRRTFSRLRGRDRPRGKKSDAKDREHAPPSPDSPVDPDPASVEPVPAASRKQNWARFSCGGRDERRPLPPKASPDPVDAGEPDPAASSPQPGIEQPGEEDVEPAEEAEAVNGSGELGGPGRSPGHGAYLQSLERSSRHWVLSSVKGPGLDEPGGGAEADAGAAGSEGEIWYNPIPEDEDPQPGRSWKTGSRGSRDTERGRGGESPPKTGREDPPWGGLGTAESSGPRSGMAPVLPTAGRGEEPGASRTQACGKMPIPCVSSGTGLTTPSPPASPKKGRSLNKVKSPGTVRRLSMKMKKLPELRRKLSLRSPRPRGQEGGTSPSETRKESSNVISRYHLDSSVTSQPGLPRAKAAGKGGYLSDGDSPELPAKAGARAEPEDGENGLDVGAFRPYSCGEMPPRCGQHISGLVSVHLHGVQDLKPPRAEPREVFCVLQVDAANRARTALLPCKTAFLGLNHTFNLELEGARHLKVIVFSWDPTSCRNRLCCHGTVVLPHIFRGCRAQQLAVRLQPRGVLYSKFTLVEQWDSPSEREPRVFGVELGQLVEREKTATKVPLLIQKCVAEIEKRGLKVVGLYRLCGSAAVKKELRDAFERDSAAVTLSEQLYPDINVITGILKDYLRELPTPLITPTLYHVVLEAMAKRPPRTSPGERDAVTLLDCLPDVEKATLTRLLDHLSLVASFHDFNRMNSQNIAVCFGPVLLTQNQEPWRSGTGTGTGTGNRSYTHCEDIASAVDFKRHIEVLHYLLQAWPAPRSDAAPQLWEGAQPGCPQQHRGPPLRLDLLESAVVARHRPRGPESPPSNRYAGDWSICDHQFLLVPGTASDADYDKVAAGDDETGVPAQHSPHRRTLFMADFALGEEPEAPFGPRLNLKDFDALILDLERELAKQINVCL from the exons AGCATGCCCCACCAAGCCCTGACTCTCCGGTGGACCCTGATCCGGCATCGGTGGAGCCGGTGCCAGCGGCATCCCGCAAGCAGAACTGGGCCCGTTTCTCCTGCGGTGGCCGCGATGAGAGGCGGCCGCTGCCTCCCAAAGCCTCCCCGGATCCGGTGGATGCCGGCGAGCCGgaccctgctgccagcagcccccagcctggcaTCGAGCAGCCTGGTGAGGAAGACGTGGAGCCGGCGGAGGAAGCCGAGGCGGTGAACGGCTCTGGGGAGTTGGGTGGTCCCGGTAGGAGCCCCGGGCACGGCGCCTACCTGCAGAGCTTGGAGCGGAGCAGCCGGCACTGGGTGCTGTCATCGGTGAAGGGACCAGGGCTGGATGAGCCAGGTGGCGGAGCTGAGGCGGATgccggcgctgccggcagcGAGGGCGAGATCTGGTACAACCCCATCCCCGAAGATGAGGACCCCCAGCCTGGGAGGTCctggaagacagggagcagagggagccgCGACACTGAGAGGGGCCGTGGTGGGGAGTCACCCCCGAAGACGGGTAGGGAAGACCCCCCCTGGGGCGGTTTGGGGACAGCAGAGAGCTCCGGACCCCGCAGTGGCATGGCCCCGGTGCTGCCCACGGCTGGCCGAGGAGAAGAGCCGGGAGCCAGCAGGACCCAGGCTTGCG GGAAGATGCCTATCCCCTGCGTGAGCTCGGGGACGGGGCTGACcaccccctcgccccccgccagccccaaGAAGGGCCGTTCGCTCAACAAGGTGAAGTCTCCGGGTACCGTTCGTCGCCTCTCTATGAAGATGAAGAAGCTGCCAGAGCTACGGAGGAAGCTGAGCCTacgcagcccccggccccggggccaAGAGGGTGGCACCTCACCCTCCGAAACCCGCAAGGAATCCAGCAACGTCATCAGCCGCTACCACCTAGACAGCAGCGTGACTTCACAGCCGGGGCTGCCGCGAGCCAAAGCGGCCGGCAAAGGCGGCTACTTGAGCGATGGCGACTCCCCGGAGCTGCCGGCTAAAGCTGGGGCACGTGCCGAACCGGAGGATGGGGAAAACGGGCTGGATGTGGGTGCTTTCCGCCCCTACAGCTGCGGGGAGATGCCGCCGCGGTGCGGGCAGCACATCTCGGGGCTGGTGAGCGTTCACCTCCACGGCGTGCAGGACCTGAAGCCGCCGCGGGCCGAACCCCGGGAGGTTTTCTGCGTGTTGCAGGTGGACGCGGCCAACCGGGCTCGCACGGCTTTGCTGCCCTGCAAGACGGCGTTCCTCGGCCTCAACCATACCTTCAACCTGGAGCTGGAAGGTGCCCGGCACCTCAAGGTGATCGTCTTCTCCTGGGATCCCACCTCCTGCCGCAACCGCCTCTGCTGCCACGGCACCGTGGTCCTGCCCCACATCTTCAGAG GTTGCCGGGCCCAGCAGCTGGCGGTGCGGCTGCAACCTCGTGGCGTCCTCTACTCCAAATTCACCTTGGTGGAGCAATGGGACAGTCCCAGCGAGCGGGAACCCCGCGTCTTCGGCGTGGAGCTCGGCCAGCTGGTGGAGAGGGAGAAGACGGCCACCAAGGTGCCCCTGCTCATCCAGAAATGCGTGGCCGAGATAGAGAAACGAGGGCTGAAG GTGGTGGGGTTGTACCGGCTCTGCGGCTCGGCCGCCGTCAAGAAAGAGCTTCGCGACGCCTTTGAGAGGGACAGCGCAGCCGTGACGCTCTCGGAGCAGCTCTACCCCGACATCAACGTCATCACGG GCATCCTCAAGGATTACCTGCGGGAGCTGCCCACGCCGCTCATCACCCCCACGCTCTACCACGTCGTACTGGAGGCCATGGCCAAGCGACCCCCTCGGACCTCCCCGGGAGAGCGGGACGCCGTCACCCTGCTCGACTGCCTGCCCGATGTCGAGAAG GCCACACTGACACGGCTCCTGGACCACCTCAGCCTGGTTGCCTCCTTCCACGACTTCAACCGCATGAACTCGCAAAACATCGCCGTCTGTTTCGGACCCGTCCTGCTCACCCAGAACCAGGAGCCCTGGCGCTCCGGCACCGGTACCGGCACTGGCACCGGCAACCGGAGCTACACCCACTGCGAGGACATCGCCAGCGCCGTTGACTTCAAGAGGCACATCGAGGTGCTGCACTACCTGCTGCAGGCCTGGCCGG CCCCCCGCTCAGACGCAGCCCCCCAGCtttgggaaggggcacagcccGGTTGCCCGCAGCAGCACCGGGGCCCACCGCTGCGACTGGACCTGCTGGAGAGCGCGGTGGTGGCCCGTCACCGTCCCCGAGGACCGGAGAGCCCCCCCAGCAACCGCTACGCCGGCGACTGGAGCATCTGCGACCACCAATTCCTCCTGGTACCCGGCACGGCCAGCGACGCCGACTACGACAAGGTGGCGGCCGGTGACGATGAGACCGGGGTGCCGGCGCAGCACTCTCCGCACCGGCGGACCCTCTTCATGGCCGATTTCGCCCTGGGCGAGGAGCCCGAGGCGCCCTTCGGCCCCCGCCTCAACCTCAAGGACTTCGACGCGCTCATCCTCGACCTCGAGCGGGAGCTCGCCAAGCAGATCAACGTCTGCCTGTGA